The Xanthomonas indica genome has a segment encoding these proteins:
- a CDS encoding LysR family transcriptional regulator: MTLTQLRYLVAIADADLNITLAAARVHATQPGLSKQLKQLEDELGFLLFVRKGRSLETVTPAGREVIERARAVLAEANNIRTYAANQRRESQGQLTLTTTHTQARFVLPPAVAQIKQAYPQVSVHLQQAAESAALDLLSQGDADIAIVSTAGTAPAAGIAVPLYRWRRLVLVPRGHALDVPKRVPDMAALAAQPLISYESSTRAGSSLQRAFGRLGLEPRIALTALDADLIKTYVRTGLGVGLLAEMAVSANDTDLRAWPAPPEIPDCIAWAVLPRDRVLRDYALELVHVLAPQIDTRDLRRVMEGNQQPDWPAPPSWEELTQTITS, from the coding sequence ATGACGCTGACCCAACTCCGCTATCTCGTCGCCATTGCCGATGCCGATCTGAACATCACCCTGGCGGCGGCGCGCGTGCATGCCACCCAGCCGGGGCTGTCCAAGCAGCTCAAGCAACTGGAGGACGAACTGGGCTTTCTGCTGTTCGTGCGCAAGGGCCGCAGCCTGGAGACGGTGACCCCGGCCGGGCGCGAGGTGATCGAGCGCGCCCGTGCGGTGCTGGCCGAGGCCAACAACATCCGCACCTACGCGGCCAACCAGCGCCGCGAGAGCCAGGGCCAGCTCACCCTCACCACCACCCACACCCAGGCGCGCTTCGTGCTGCCGCCGGCGGTGGCGCAGATCAAGCAGGCCTATCCGCAGGTCAGCGTGCACCTGCAGCAGGCCGCCGAGAGCGCGGCGCTGGACCTGCTCAGCCAGGGCGATGCCGATATCGCCATCGTCAGCACTGCCGGCACCGCGCCGGCCGCCGGCATCGCCGTGCCGCTGTACCGCTGGCGGCGGCTGGTGCTGGTGCCGCGCGGGCATGCGCTGGACGTGCCGAAGCGGGTCCCGGACATGGCCGCACTGGCGGCGCAGCCGCTGATCAGCTACGAATCCTCGACCCGTGCCGGCTCCTCGCTGCAGCGCGCCTTCGGCCGGCTCGGGCTGGAGCCGCGGATCGCGCTGACCGCGCTGGACGCGGACCTGATCAAGACCTACGTGCGCACCGGGCTTGGCGTGGGCCTGCTGGCGGAGATGGCGGTGAGCGCCAACGACACCGACCTGCGCGCCTGGCCGGCGCCGCCGGAGATTCCGGACTGCATCGCCTGGGCGGTGCTGCCGCGCGACCGGGTACTGCGCGACTACGCGCTGGAGCTGGTGCACGTGCTGGCGCCGCAGATCGACACGCGCGACCTGCGCCGGGTGATGGAAGGCAACCAGCAGCCGGACTGGCCGGCACCGCCGAGCTGGGAAGAACTCACCCAGACCATTACCAGCTAG
- the cobA gene encoding uroporphyrinogen-III C-methyltransferase, whose amino-acid sequence MSPAPIALYPDLRDRAVLVIGGGAAAERQVQALLAAGAVPRVAAPSLTPALHALAADGRLAWLRGSFDTAWLETVWYLVAASEDAATNRQALQAAAARRVLAQALPAEPAFATEAAETATGQALPLRPGSVTLVGAGPGDPGLLTGHALHALRQADVVLHDRLVSAAILQLVPAGTERIAVGKSADGHSVAQEQIHALLLDQARRGRRVVRLKGGDPFVFGRGGEELEYLRAHGVPYAVVPGITAALACAAYAGIPLTHRDHAQSLRLVTAHCKDSFDTLDWAALAQQRQTLAVYMGVAGLDTVRTRLLRAGRAADTPFALVENGSRPEQRVVTGTLADLPDTARAHGVRSPALLILGEVAALASTLHWFGAAPLGAAPSPSPKPAVPTLAHAA is encoded by the coding sequence GTGAGCCCTGCCCCGATTGCCCTGTATCCGGACCTGCGCGACCGGGCCGTGTTGGTGATCGGTGGCGGTGCGGCCGCCGAGCGCCAGGTGCAGGCGCTGCTCGCCGCCGGCGCCGTGCCGCGGGTGGCAGCGCCGAGCCTCACCCCGGCGCTGCACGCGCTGGCCGCGGATGGCCGGCTGGCGTGGCTGCGCGGCAGCTTCGATACGGCCTGGCTGGAGACGGTCTGGTACCTGGTCGCCGCCAGCGAGGACGCCGCGACCAACCGCCAGGCGCTGCAGGCGGCGGCCGCGCGGCGGGTATTGGCGCAGGCGTTGCCGGCCGAGCCTGCGTTCGCGACCGAGGCCGCCGAGACGGCCACGGGCCAGGCGCTGCCACTGCGCCCGGGCAGCGTGACCCTGGTCGGCGCCGGCCCCGGCGATCCCGGCCTGCTTACCGGCCACGCGCTGCATGCGTTGCGCCAGGCCGACGTGGTCCTGCACGACCGCCTGGTCAGCGCCGCGATCCTGCAGCTTGTGCCAGCGGGCACCGAACGCATCGCCGTCGGCAAGTCGGCCGATGGCCACAGCGTGGCCCAGGAGCAGATCCACGCGCTGCTGCTGGACCAGGCGCGGCGCGGACGCCGGGTGGTGCGGCTGAAGGGCGGCGACCCGTTCGTGTTCGGCCGCGGCGGCGAGGAACTGGAGTACCTGCGCGCGCATGGCGTGCCCTACGCGGTGGTGCCCGGCATCACCGCGGCGCTGGCCTGCGCCGCCTACGCCGGCATCCCGCTGACCCATCGCGACCATGCGCAGTCGCTGCGCCTGGTCACCGCACACTGCAAGGATTCGTTCGACACCTTGGACTGGGCCGCGCTGGCGCAGCAACGGCAGACCCTGGCGGTGTACATGGGCGTGGCCGGGCTGGACACGGTGCGCACGCGCCTGCTGCGCGCCGGCCGCGCCGCCGACACCCCGTTCGCCCTGGTCGAAAACGGCTCGCGCCCCGAACAGCGCGTGGTCACCGGCACCCTCGCCGACCTGCCCGACACCGCCCGCGCGCACGGCGTGCGCTCGCCGGCGCTGCTGATCCTGGGCGAAGTGGCGGCGCTGGCGTCGACCCTGCACTGGTTCGGCGCCGCGCCGCTGGGCGCAGCGCCCTCACCTTCCCCGAAGCCGGCCGTGCCTACCCTGGCCCACGCCGCCTGA
- the cysK gene encoding cysteine synthase A, whose product MAIYDNILDTIGHTPIVKLQRLAPAHVDLYVKVEAFNPGGSVKDRLALAIVLDAEARGLLKPGDTIVEATSGNTGVALAMVAAARGYKFVATMVETFSIERRKLMRAYGAKVILTPAAERGSGMVRKAEELAKQHGWFLARQFANPANPAYHRSTTAAEILRDFAGRRLDHFVSGWGTGGTLTGVGEVLRLARPEVRITATEPAGAALLQGQEWKPHKIQGWTPDFVPDVLNREVYDEVLSVEDTDAITVSRRLAAEEGIFTGISGGGTVATALRVAETAAPGAVILAMLPDTGERYFSTPLFADINEGSDDDWLAGLP is encoded by the coding sequence ATGGCCATCTACGACAACATCCTCGACACCATCGGCCACACCCCGATCGTCAAGCTGCAGCGCCTGGCGCCGGCGCACGTGGACCTGTACGTCAAGGTCGAGGCCTTCAATCCCGGCGGCTCGGTCAAGGACCGCCTGGCCCTGGCGATCGTGCTCGACGCCGAGGCGCGCGGCCTGCTCAAGCCCGGCGACACCATCGTCGAGGCGACCTCCGGCAACACCGGCGTGGCCCTGGCGATGGTTGCTGCCGCGCGCGGCTACAAGTTCGTGGCGACGATGGTGGAGACCTTCTCGATCGAGCGCCGCAAGCTGATGCGCGCCTACGGCGCCAAGGTCATCCTGACCCCGGCCGCCGAGCGCGGCAGCGGCATGGTGCGCAAGGCCGAGGAACTGGCCAAGCAGCACGGCTGGTTCCTGGCCCGGCAGTTCGCCAACCCGGCCAACCCGGCCTATCACCGCAGCACCACCGCCGCGGAGATCCTGCGCGATTTCGCCGGCCGCCGGCTCGACCACTTCGTCAGCGGCTGGGGCACCGGCGGCACCCTCACCGGCGTCGGCGAAGTGCTGCGCCTGGCCCGTCCGGAAGTCCGCATCACCGCCACCGAACCGGCTGGCGCGGCCCTGCTGCAGGGCCAGGAGTGGAAGCCGCACAAGATCCAGGGCTGGACCCCGGACTTCGTGCCCGACGTGCTCAACCGCGAGGTCTACGACGAAGTGCTGAGCGTGGAGGACACCGACGCCATCACGGTCTCGCGCCGCCTCGCCGCCGAGGAAGGCATCTTCACCGGCATCTCCGGCGGCGGCACCGTCGCCACCGCGCTGCGCGTGGCCGAGACCGCGGCGCCCGGCGCGGTGATCCTGGCGATGCTACCCGATACCGGCGAGCGCTACTTCTCCACGCCGCTGTTCGCCGACATCAACGAAGGCAGCGACGACGACTGGCTGGCCGGCCTGCCGTAA
- the xdhC gene encoding xanthine dehydrogenase accessory protein XdhC — MRADWSLHAEAALARGATALITVLATAGSTPREAGTRMLVSADGSIGTIGGGVLEWRACALARDLLAQPPGSWQVQDYTLGAAAPARAAPCSGQCADCAAQARADDLLGQCCGGRVRLLLERLDPAHRDWLRQATLGRTLSTRLQVDGIAHAIDDAPPQSLSLRAPAPAAGALLRQAIGPPRTPLLLFGAGHVGIAIARALRELPFALDWVDPRADLATAAGAAHLDEAALLARARNAPTDAMLLILTHDHALDYRLTAEALAGRAGFVGLIGSASKRARFLSRLRHDGLGTAAQTRLTCPIGLPGIEGKAPAVIAIAVAAQLLQCMSALDAQRRPPVGDAASLPLQSALAAR, encoded by the coding sequence ATGCGCGCTGACTGGAGCCTGCACGCCGAAGCGGCGCTGGCGCGCGGCGCGACCGCGCTGATCACCGTGCTGGCCACGGCCGGCTCGACCCCGCGCGAGGCCGGCACGCGCATGCTGGTGAGCGCCGACGGCAGCATCGGCACCATCGGCGGCGGCGTGCTCGAATGGCGCGCCTGTGCGCTGGCGCGCGACCTGCTGGCGCAGCCGCCGGGCAGTTGGCAGGTGCAGGACTACACGCTGGGTGCGGCGGCGCCGGCGCGTGCGGCGCCCTGCAGCGGCCAATGTGCGGACTGCGCGGCGCAGGCCCGCGCCGACGACCTGCTCGGCCAGTGTTGCGGCGGCCGCGTGCGCCTGTTGCTGGAGCGGCTGGATCCGGCGCACCGCGACTGGCTGCGGCAGGCGACGCTGGGACGCACGCTGTCGACCCGGTTGCAGGTGGACGGCATCGCGCACGCCATCGACGACGCGCCGCCGCAGTCGCTATCGCTGCGTGCGCCGGCGCCCGCGGCCGGCGCGCTGCTGCGGCAGGCGATCGGCCCACCACGCACGCCGCTGCTCCTGTTCGGTGCCGGGCACGTCGGCATCGCCATCGCGCGTGCGTTGCGCGAGCTGCCGTTCGCGCTGGACTGGGTCGATCCGCGCGCGGACTTGGCCACCGCTGCCGGTGCAGCGCACCTGGATGAAGCCGCATTGCTCGCGCGTGCCCGCAACGCGCCCACCGACGCGATGCTGCTGATCCTGACCCACGATCACGCGCTGGATTACCGGCTCACCGCGGAGGCGCTGGCCGGCCGTGCCGGCTTTGTCGGCCTGATCGGCTCGGCTTCCAAGCGCGCGCGGTTCCTGTCGCGGCTGCGCCACGACGGCCTGGGCACGGCTGCGCAGACGCGGCTGACCTGCCCGATCGGCCTGCCCGGGATCGAGGGCAAGGCACCGGCGGTGATCGCGATCGCGGTAGCCGCGCAATTGCTGCAGTGCATGTCGGCGCTGGACGCGCAGCGTCGTCCGCCCGTGGGGGACGCCGCGTCGCTGCCATTGCAGTCCGCGCTCGCTGCGCGATAA
- the xdhB gene encoding xanthine dehydrogenase molybdopterin binding subunit, giving the protein MADGPIAATAAASSQVHRALRHDSAPAHVSGQARYIDDLPEPPGMLHLAFGLSDHPHARLLRLDLAPVRAAPGVVAVFAAADIPGENNVAPVAHDDPLFAGDTVLYHGQPLFVVAADSQAAARRAARLARVEYAPLPALPTIAEARAAGAVLEPAQRMARGGDVDAALAAAPRRCSGALEIGGQEHFYLEGQIAVALPGEQGQLHVLSSTQHPSEVQHLIAALLGLDSADVTVEVRRMGGAFGGKETQAAAPAAACALVAALTGRPAKLRYDRDDDMRITGKRHDFQVDYQVGFDDDGRLLALRLDLASRCGATTDLSLAINDRAMFHADNCYWLPVVEIVSHRLRTHTVSNTAFRGFGGPQGMLAIERVLDAVAAALGRDALAVRRANLYAAPHHNVTPYGMTVEDNVAPALIEELAARTGYAARQAAVAAFNARHRVLKKGLALTPVKFGISFTTTHLNQAGALVLVYADGSVQLNHGGTEMGQGLMIKVAQIVADVFGIDTACVRITATRTDKVPNTSATAASSGTDLNGMAAYNAASEIRARLAALAAERGGVTPAQVRFADGKVVAGSLELDFGALCRQAHMARISLAASGYYATPKIHYDRASHRGRPFYYFAYGAALSEVVIDTLTGEHKVLAVDVLHDVGRSLNPAIDLGQVEGGFVQGMGWLTTEELVYDADGRLLTHAPSTYKIPTAGDRPARVRIDLWDGGRNDEPTIHRSKAVGEPPLMLAISVFSALTQAVAAAAPGNGVPALDAPATPERILAAIAARRADAR; this is encoded by the coding sequence ATGGCTGACGGTCCGATCGCCGCTACCGCCGCTGCGTCCTCGCAGGTGCACCGCGCGCTGCGCCACGACAGCGCGCCGGCGCACGTCAGCGGCCAGGCGCGCTACATCGACGACCTGCCGGAACCGCCCGGCATGCTGCACCTGGCGTTCGGCCTCAGCGACCACCCGCATGCGCGGCTGCTGCGCCTGGACCTGGCGCCGGTGCGCGCGGCACCCGGCGTGGTGGCGGTATTCGCCGCCGCCGACATTCCCGGCGAGAACAATGTCGCCCCGGTCGCGCACGACGATCCGTTGTTCGCCGGCGACACCGTGCTCTACCACGGCCAACCGTTGTTCGTGGTGGCCGCCGACAGCCAGGCCGCGGCGCGGCGCGCGGCGCGCCTGGCGCGGGTCGAGTACGCGCCGTTGCCGGCGCTGCCGACCATCGCCGAGGCCCGCGCCGCTGGCGCGGTGCTGGAGCCGGCGCAGCGCATGGCCCGCGGCGGCGACGTCGATGCCGCCCTGGCGGCGGCGCCGCGCCGCTGCAGCGGTGCGCTGGAGATCGGCGGGCAGGAGCATTTCTACCTGGAAGGACAGATCGCCGTGGCCCTGCCCGGCGAACAGGGCCAGTTGCACGTGCTGTCCTCGACCCAGCATCCGAGCGAGGTGCAGCACCTGATCGCGGCGCTGCTCGGCCTGGACAGCGCCGATGTGACCGTGGAAGTGCGACGCATGGGCGGCGCGTTCGGCGGCAAGGAGACCCAGGCGGCGGCGCCAGCGGCGGCCTGCGCGCTGGTCGCCGCGCTGACCGGCCGCCCGGCCAAGCTGCGCTACGACCGCGACGACGACATGCGCATCACCGGCAAGCGCCACGACTTCCAGGTCGACTACCAGGTCGGCTTCGACGACGACGGCCGCCTGCTGGCGCTGCGCCTGGACCTGGCCTCGCGCTGCGGCGCCACCACCGACCTGTCGCTGGCGATCAACGACCGCGCGATGTTCCATGCCGACAACTGCTACTGGCTGCCGGTGGTGGAGATCGTCTCGCACCGCTTGCGCACCCACACCGTGTCCAACACCGCGTTCCGCGGCTTCGGCGGGCCGCAGGGCATGCTGGCGATCGAACGCGTGCTGGACGCGGTCGCCGCCGCGCTGGGCCGCGATGCGCTGGCGGTGCGCCGGGCCAACCTGTACGCGGCGCCGCACCACAACGTCACCCCGTACGGCATGACCGTGGAAGACAACGTCGCGCCGGCGCTGATCGAGGAACTGGCCGCGCGCACCGGCTACGCCGCGCGACAGGCGGCGGTGGCGGCGTTCAACGCGCGCCACCGCGTGCTGAAGAAGGGCCTGGCGCTGACCCCGGTGAAGTTCGGCATCAGCTTCACCACCACCCATCTCAACCAGGCCGGTGCGCTGGTGCTGGTCTATGCCGACGGCTCGGTGCAGCTCAACCACGGCGGCACCGAGATGGGCCAGGGGCTGATGATCAAGGTCGCGCAGATCGTCGCCGATGTGTTCGGCATCGACACCGCATGCGTGCGCATCACCGCCACGCGCACCGACAAGGTGCCCAACACCTCGGCCACTGCGGCGTCTTCCGGCACCGACCTCAACGGCATGGCGGCGTACAACGCGGCCAGCGAGATCCGCGCGCGCCTGGCCGCGCTGGCGGCCGAGCGCGGCGGCGTGACGCCGGCGCAGGTGCGCTTCGCCGACGGCAAGGTCGTCGCCGGTAGCCTGGAGCTGGACTTCGGCGCGCTGTGCCGGCAGGCGCACATGGCGCGCATCTCGCTGGCCGCCAGCGGCTACTACGCCACGCCGAAGATCCACTACGACCGCGCCAGCCACCGCGGCCGCCCGTTCTACTACTTCGCCTACGGCGCGGCGCTGAGCGAAGTGGTGATCGACACCCTGACCGGCGAGCACAAGGTGCTGGCGGTGGACGTGTTGCACGACGTCGGCCGCTCGCTGAACCCGGCGATCGACCTGGGCCAGGTCGAGGGCGGCTTCGTCCAGGGCATGGGCTGGCTGACCACCGAGGAACTGGTCTACGACGCAGATGGCCGGCTGCTCACCCATGCACCGTCCACGTACAAGATTCCCACCGCGGGGGATCGCCCGGCGCGCGTGCGGATCGACCTGTGGGACGGCGGACGCAACGACGAACCGACCATCCACCGTTCCAAGGCGGTCGGCGAGCCGCCGTTGATGCTGGCGATCTCGGTGTTCTCGGCGCTGACCCAGGCGGTGGCCGCGGCGGCGCCGGGCAACGGCGTGCCGGCCCTGGACGCGCCGGCCACCCCGGAACGCATCCTGGCCGCGATCGCGGCACGGCGCGCCGATGCGCGCTGA
- the xdhA gene encoding xanthine dehydrogenase small subunit has product MDTVRFLLDGQAMELDAADPTASVLDLLRYRLGRTGSKEGCAEGDCGACTVLVGELTDGEGAEGDERVRWRALNACILFVPMLDGKALLTVESLAAGGALHAVQQELVQRHGSQCGFCTPGFVMSLYARSIGALGTGQAALADVLAGNLCRCTGYGPILEAGAAVPPAPRDDAATLAGLRALRRTAALAQPHADATTGRARRATAPRSADALAALLLQRPEARLVAGATDVGLWVTKQQRVLDDVVFIGDIPELRRLQETADGLRIGACVRYSEAQAALAALHPALGELLRRIGGTQVRNAGTIGGNIANGSPIGDMPPALIALGASVTLRRGDVRRTLPLEDFFLAYGRQALRPGEFVEYVDVPRPPADLLYRVDKLSKRFDSDISAVCGAFALRIVDGTVRQARIAFGGMAGTPQRARGAEQALLGQPWSVATVEAAAAALAQDFRPLSDVRGSAGYRLAVAANLLRRVWIGHAHPHEPLSVLELADG; this is encoded by the coding sequence ATGGACACGGTGCGCTTCCTGCTCGACGGACAGGCGATGGAACTGGACGCGGCGGATCCGACCGCCAGCGTGCTCGACCTGCTGCGCTACCGGCTTGGCCGCACCGGCAGCAAGGAAGGCTGCGCCGAAGGCGATTGCGGGGCGTGCACGGTCCTGGTCGGTGAACTCACCGATGGCGAGGGTGCCGAGGGCGACGAGCGGGTGCGCTGGCGTGCGCTCAATGCCTGCATCCTGTTCGTGCCGATGCTCGACGGCAAGGCGCTGCTGACGGTGGAAAGCCTGGCGGCCGGCGGCGCGCTGCATGCCGTGCAGCAGGAACTGGTGCAGCGCCACGGTTCGCAGTGCGGCTTCTGCACGCCCGGCTTCGTGATGTCGCTGTACGCGCGCAGCATCGGCGCGCTCGGCACTGGCCAGGCGGCCCTGGCCGATGTGCTTGCCGGCAACCTGTGCCGCTGCACCGGCTATGGCCCGATCCTGGAGGCCGGCGCGGCGGTGCCGCCGGCGCCGCGCGACGATGCGGCCACCCTCGCCGGCCTGCGCGCGCTGCGTCGCACCGCCGCGCTGGCGCAGCCCCATGCCGATGCCACGACCGGGCGCGCGCGCCGTGCCACCGCGCCGCGCAGCGCCGACGCGCTTGCGGCCTTGCTGCTGCAGCGGCCCGAGGCGCGCCTGGTCGCCGGCGCGACCGATGTCGGCCTGTGGGTGACCAAGCAGCAGCGTGTGCTCGACGACGTGGTGTTCATCGGCGACATCCCCGAACTGCGCCGGCTGCAGGAGACGGCGGACGGGCTGCGCATCGGCGCCTGCGTACGCTACAGCGAGGCGCAGGCCGCGCTGGCGGCGCTGCACCCGGCGCTGGGCGAGCTGTTGCGGCGCATCGGCGGCACCCAGGTGCGCAATGCCGGCACCATCGGCGGCAACATCGCCAACGGCTCGCCGATCGGCGACATGCCGCCGGCGCTGATCGCGCTCGGCGCCAGCGTCACCCTGCGCCGCGGCGACGTGCGGCGCACGTTGCCGCTGGAGGACTTCTTCCTGGCCTACGGCCGCCAGGCGCTGCGGCCAGGCGAGTTCGTCGAGTACGTGGACGTGCCGCGGCCGCCTGCGGACCTGCTGTACCGCGTCGACAAGCTGAGCAAGCGCTTCGACAGCGACATCTCCGCGGTTTGCGGCGCGTTCGCGTTGCGCATCGTCGACGGCACGGTGCGCCAGGCGCGCATCGCCTTCGGCGGCATGGCCGGCACGCCGCAACGCGCGCGCGGCGCCGAGCAGGCCCTGCTCGGGCAGCCGTGGAGCGTGGCCACGGTCGAGGCCGCCGCCGCGGCGCTGGCGCAGGACTTCCGCCCGCTCAGCGACGTGCGCGGCTCGGCCGGGTACCGCCTGGCGGTCGCGGCGAACCTGCTGCGGCGGGTGTGGATCGGGCACGCGCATCCGCACGAGCCGCTGTCGGTGCTGGAGCTGGCCGATGGCTGA
- the uraH gene encoding hydroxyisourate hydrolase codes for MADAAPGGIRRMSSLSTHVLDLSRGLPAAGVALRLFAGEALLHEDVTDADGRCPALRTLELAAGRYRLEFAVADYFRGGGVALPEPPFLDVVPIAFGLADAGHCHVPLLVSPFGYSTYRGS; via the coding sequence ATGGCCGATGCCGCACCTGGAGGAATCCGTCGGATGAGCAGCCTGTCGACCCATGTGCTGGACCTGAGCCGCGGGCTGCCCGCGGCCGGCGTGGCGCTGCGCCTGTTCGCCGGCGAGGCCTTGCTGCATGAGGATGTCACCGATGCCGACGGCCGCTGTCCGGCGCTGCGCACGCTGGAGTTGGCCGCTGGGCGCTATCGGCTGGAATTTGCCGTGGCCGATTACTTTCGCGGTGGCGGCGTGGCCTTGCCCGAGCCGCCGTTCCTGGACGTGGTGCCGATCGCGTTCGGCCTGGCGGATGCGGGGCATTGCCACGTGCCGCTGCTGGTCTCGCCGTTCGGCTACTCCACCTACCGGGGCAGCTGA
- a CDS encoding NAD(P)/FAD-dependent oxidoreductase, giving the protein MQALSAQVARELQWLGHGGPDWTRVQSHDGEHVYDVVIVGGGQSGLGAAFGLLRERISNLLVIDENPAGREGPWVTYARMVTLRTPKELSALDFGMPSLTFRAYWEARHGTAAWDALGKIPRADWMDYLRWYREVLGLPVRNQARLLRIEPLPTRRLQRLHLESGDTLLARKVVLATGIQGGGQWHVPSLVAGKLARARYAHTSEAIDYAALAGRRIGILGGGASAFDNAQHALAAGVGEVHVFVRRNALPRVNPIRHMERSGIIPRFAALPDADKYAMMASFFRRNQPPTNDTFERAVAWPNFHLHLGSPWQDVAETADGVLVTTPHGRLPFDFVVLSTGLVTDPALRPELAAVADGIARWRDRYRPPPGQELPLLDAHPYLGPGFELLPRTPAHAAALHGLFAFNYSALLSLGLSAAALSGLKHALPRLVKAVADQLFLDEREAMLAAYMDYAEPEFVGQWPMPHLEESVG; this is encoded by the coding sequence CTGCAGGCGCTGTCGGCGCAGGTCGCGCGCGAGCTGCAGTGGCTCGGCCACGGCGGGCCCGACTGGACCCGCGTGCAGTCGCACGACGGCGAGCACGTCTACGACGTGGTCATCGTCGGCGGCGGCCAGAGCGGGCTGGGCGCGGCCTTCGGCCTGCTGCGCGAGCGCATCTCCAACCTGCTGGTGATCGACGAGAACCCGGCCGGCCGGGAAGGGCCGTGGGTCACCTATGCGCGGATGGTCACCCTGCGCACGCCCAAGGAACTGAGCGCGCTGGACTTCGGCATGCCGTCGCTGACCTTCCGCGCCTACTGGGAAGCCCGGCACGGCACCGCCGCCTGGGACGCGCTGGGCAAGATCCCGCGCGCGGACTGGATGGACTACCTGCGCTGGTACCGCGAGGTGCTCGGCCTGCCGGTGCGCAACCAGGCGCGGCTGCTGCGCATCGAACCGCTGCCGACCCGGCGCCTGCAGCGCCTGCACCTGGAGAGCGGCGACACGCTGCTGGCGCGCAAGGTGGTGCTGGCCACCGGCATCCAGGGCGGTGGGCAATGGCACGTGCCGTCGCTGGTGGCCGGCAAGCTGGCCCGCGCGCGCTACGCGCACACCTCCGAGGCGATCGACTACGCGGCGCTGGCCGGGCGCCGCATCGGCATCCTCGGCGGTGGCGCCTCGGCCTTCGACAACGCCCAGCACGCGCTGGCCGCCGGCGTCGGCGAGGTGCACGTGTTCGTGCGCCGCAACGCGCTGCCGCGGGTCAATCCGATCCGGCACATGGAACGCAGCGGCATCATCCCGCGCTTCGCCGCGCTGCCGGACGCCGACAAGTACGCGATGATGGCCAGCTTCTTCCGCCGCAACCAGCCGCCGACCAACGACACCTTCGAACGCGCCGTGGCCTGGCCCAATTTCCACCTGCACCTGGGCAGCCCGTGGCAGGACGTGGCCGAGACCGCCGACGGCGTGCTGGTGACCACGCCGCACGGGCGCCTGCCGTTCGACTTCGTGGTGCTGTCCACCGGCCTGGTCACCGACCCGGCGCTGCGCCCGGAACTGGCGGCGGTGGCCGACGGCATCGCGCGCTGGCGCGACCGCTACCGCCCGCCGCCGGGACAGGAACTGCCGCTGCTGGATGCGCATCCCTACCTGGGGCCGGGCTTCGAGTTGCTGCCGCGCACCCCGGCGCACGCGGCGGCGCTGCATGGCCTGTTCGCGTTCAACTACTCGGCGCTGCTGAGCCTGGGCCTGTCGGCGGCGGCGCTGTCCGGGCTGAAGCACGCGTTGCCGCGGCTGGTGAAGGCGGTTGCCGACCAACTGTTCCTGGACGAGCGCGAGGCGATGCTTGCCGCGTACATGGACTACGCCGAACCCGAATTCGTCGGCCAATGGCCGATGCCGCACCTGGAGGAATCCGTCGGATGA
- the uraD gene encoding 2-oxo-4-hydroxy-4-carboxy-5-ureidoimidazoline decarboxylase, which produces MSAVDWNALPEVEFVARLHGLFEHSPWVVQRAAAQRPFADLHAGLLQVLHAASVAEQLALIRAHPELAGKAAIDGRLTAASAAEQAQAGLDRLTAEEFARFHALNAAYRARFDFPFVVCVRLTDKAGILAAMQARLANTREAEIVTALDEIGKIARLRLEALS; this is translated from the coding sequence ATGAGCGCCGTCGACTGGAACGCGCTGCCCGAAGTCGAGTTCGTCGCGCGCCTGCATGGGTTGTTCGAGCATTCGCCATGGGTGGTGCAGCGCGCCGCGGCGCAGCGCCCGTTCGCCGATCTGCATGCCGGCCTGCTGCAGGTGCTGCACGCGGCCAGCGTCGCGGAGCAACTGGCCTTGATCCGCGCGCATCCGGAGCTGGCCGGCAAGGCCGCGATCGACGGCCGCCTGACCGCCGCCTCGGCCGCCGAGCAGGCGCAGGCCGGGCTGGACCGCCTCACCGCCGAGGAGTTCGCGCGCTTCCACGCGCTCAATGCCGCCTATCGTGCGCGCTTCGATTTTCCGTTCGTGGTCTGCGTGCGCCTGACCGACAAGGCCGGCATCCTCGCCGCGATGCAGGCGCGGCTGGCGAATACGCGCGAGGCCGAGATCGTCACCGCCCTCGACGAGATCGGCAAGATCGCGCGGTTGCGCCTGGAGGCGCTGTCGTGA